A stretch of the Fusobacterium varium genome encodes the following:
- a CDS encoding poly-gamma-glutamate biosynthesis protein PgsC has protein sequence MANDIIIFGIILSIIFYEITEISPGGLIVPAYVAFYINDPQRIAITIIAGILTFLIVKFISDHTIIYGRRKFAMCIMISFVIRLLVKYFNIYIVNEYEVYILGGSIIGVIIPGIIAQEIDRHGVIRTVSSLMILSIFIKAVVEVIYKAGGMN, from the coding sequence ATGGCTAATGACATAATAATATTTGGTATCATATTGAGCATAATATTTTATGAAATAACAGAAATATCTCCAGGAGGGTTAATTGTTCCAGCATATGTAGCTTTTTATATAAATGATCCTCAAAGAATTGCTATTACTATAATTGCAGGAATATTAACTTTTCTCATTGTAAAATTTATATCAGATCACACTATTATATATGGAAGAAGAAAATTTGCCATGTGTATAATGATAAGTTTTGTAATAAGGCTTTTAGTTAAATATTTTAATATTTATATAGTAAATGAGTATGAAGTATATATACTAGGAGGCAGCATAATAGGGGTAATAATTCCGGGAATAATAGCACAAGAAATAGATAGACATGGAGTTATAAGAACAGTGTCCTCTCTTATGATACTTTCAATATTTATAAAGGCTGTAGTGGAAGTTATCTATAAGGCAGGTGGAATGAATTGA
- a CDS encoding succinylglutamate desuccinylase has translation MKGNRGTGIAMIFLSLIVAFLAGKEFLKMREPEPIVKGEGVTSMQKLSDYLPALKGTSGDSDVYILQGKEEGGSVLVLGGTHGNEPSGYMTAILMIENLKVDKGTVYILPRTNGSGLTHNDPQEGSPQRFTLKTPYGERWFRYGSRATNPLDQWPDPDVYIHAASGQQLSGNETRNINRAYPGRPDGTYTEKMAYAITEMIKQNKIDMTIDLHEASPEYPVINAIVSHERAMPITSQVVMNMEFEDISIGLEPSPVSLRGLTHRELGDYTDTYAVLMESANAAQGRLRGRTDEALVLTGKDPRYVEAQKLGRLFVPYDENGHPLEERVGRHLTGVVQLVTVMGENEPEKEIILEGAPSYSELLENGVGYYLKEVK, from the coding sequence ATGAAAGGAAATAGAGGAACAGGAATTGCAATGATTTTTCTTTCTCTGATTGTTGCATTTCTAGCAGGAAAAGAATTTTTAAAAATGAGGGAACCAGAACCTATAGTAAAAGGGGAAGGAGTAACTTCAATGCAAAAATTAAGTGATTATCTTCCAGCGTTAAAAGGAACTTCTGGTGATAGTGATGTCTATATCCTTCAAGGAAAAGAAGAAGGTGGAAGTGTTCTTGTATTAGGAGGAACTCATGGAAATGAACCTTCAGGATATATGACAGCGATACTTATGATAGAGAACTTGAAAGTTGATAAAGGAACTGTATATATTCTTCCAAGAACTAATGGAAGTGGACTTACACATAATGACCCTCAAGAAGGATCACCACAAAGATTTACCCTAAAAACTCCATATGGAGAAAGATGGTTTAGATATGGTTCAAGAGCAACTAACCCTCTGGATCAATGGCCTGATCCTGATGTATATATTCATGCAGCATCTGGACAGCAGCTTTCAGGAAATGAAACAAGAAATATTAATAGAGCATATCCAGGAAGACCAGATGGAACTTATACAGAAAAAATGGCCTATGCAATAACTGAAATGATAAAACAAAATAAAATTGATATGACTATTGACCTTCATGAAGCCTCTCCAGAATACCCAGTAATAAATGCTATAGTATCTCATGAGAGAGCAATGCCTATAACATCACAAGTAGTTATGAATATGGAATTTGAAGATATATCAATTGGATTGGAGCCATCTCCAGTGTCTTTAAGAGGACTTACTCATAGAGAGTTAGGAGACTATACTGATACTTATGCAGTGCTTATGGAATCAGCAAATGCTGCTCAAGGAAGACTTAGAGGAAGAACAGATGAAGCCTTGGTTTTAACAGGAAAAGATCCAAGATATGTAGAAGCTCAAAAATTAGGAAGATTATTTGTACCTTATGATGAAAATGGACATCCTTTAGAAGAAAGAGTAGGAAGACACTTGACAGGAGTTGTTCAACTTGTTACAGTAATGGGTGAAAATGAACCTGAAAAAGAAATCATACTAGAAGGAGCACCATCTTATTCAGAGCTTCTTGAAAACGGTGTAGGATATTATTTAAAAGAGGTAAAATAA
- a CDS encoding poly-gamma-glutamate synthase PgsB: protein MEKIILILCFVCIGYLFIEKKRAMEQRKTFKYVIHINGIRGKSTVSRLIDAGVRSGGYRTFTKTTGTSPRTISVSGEEREINRKGKANIKEQIKAINWAYKERADVLILECMAVKPDLQYICENRILNSDIGVITNVREDHLDEMGRTLDEIAESLSNTIPKNGAIFTSDKKYFEFFKGKAEKRNSKVFINENEKDQYWEIDFASNVALAIEVCKYIGIDEKKALEGMKNYHKDPGCLKTLVYKNEKGHKVFFVNAMAANDPNSTDIILERISKRYYWNNKRYLLVNNRGDRVSRWEQYIKFVKSVEEKFDKIIISGENRELFKKYLLKNKVDKNKIEILQNEKYFDEIEDGILIFAVGNICGHGKKLVDYLEIRGEVIDG from the coding sequence ATGGAAAAAATAATTCTTATACTATGTTTTGTTTGTATTGGATATCTTTTTATAGAGAAAAAAAGAGCTATGGAACAGAGAAAAACTTTTAAATATGTTATTCATATAAATGGAATAAGGGGAAAATCAACAGTTTCTAGACTTATAGATGCTGGAGTACGTTCTGGTGGTTATAGAACATTCACCAAAACTACAGGAACATCTCCTAGAACTATTTCTGTTTCTGGGGAAGAAAGGGAAATAAATAGAAAAGGAAAAGCAAATATTAAAGAACAGATAAAAGCAATAAATTGGGCTTATAAGGAAAGGGCAGATGTTTTAATATTAGAATGTATGGCTGTAAAACCAGATTTACAATATATATGTGAGAATAGAATATTAAATTCTGATATTGGTGTAATTACCAATGTAAGAGAAGATCATCTGGATGAAATGGGAAGAACTTTAGATGAAATAGCAGAATCACTTTCTAATACAATCCCCAAGAATGGGGCTATTTTTACAAGTGATAAAAAATATTTTGAATTTTTTAAGGGTAAAGCTGAAAAAAGAAATTCAAAAGTATTTATAAATGAAAATGAAAAAGATCAATATTGGGAGATTGATTTTGCCAGTAATGTAGCATTGGCAATAGAAGTATGTAAATATATAGGCATAGATGAAAAAAAAGCTTTAGAAGGTATGAAAAACTATCATAAAGATCCTGGATGTCTAAAAACATTAGTGTATAAAAATGAAAAGGGTCATAAAGTATTTTTTGTAAATGCTATGGCAGCAAATGATCCGAACTCTACAGATATAATTTTGGAGAGAATTTCTAAAAGATATTACTGGAATAATAAAAGATATCTTTTAGTAAATAATAGAGGGGACAGAGTAAGCAGATGGGAACAATATATAAAATTTGTAAAAAGTGTTGAAGAAAAATTTGATAAGATAATAATTTCTGGGGAAAATAGAGAACTTTTTAAAAAATATCTATTAAAAAATAAAGTAGATAAAAATAAAATAGAAATATTACAAAATGAAAAATATTTTGATGAAATAGAAGATGGAATACTTATTTTTGCTGTTGGAAATATATGTGGTCATGGAAAAAAATTAGTAGACTATTTAGAAATCAGGGGAGAGGTAATAGATGGCTAA
- a CDS encoding putative ABC transporter permease, which translates to MSLELILFLAMVAVFMIACFAAKLPVSIAMVLSSITATLIAGKGIPVRHLIEGTFGYIDTILVIATAMIFMKVIQEIGTLNALSASIIRKFHKTPWLLLVLLMFISMFPGMITGSSTASVLTAGSIVAPILMLIGIPMIETATIIALGGILGMIAPPVNVPAMIIGGGIDMPYVGFTIPLLLLTVPVAIFSVLYLGLKHVNKIDYSEIKNEIDFTAIDEYGMKLYIPIIIAMFLMTMDKVAPSLFGLGMPLIFILSAISGLFCGKKINFFKVSKEAVNQTLPVMGILMGVGMFIQVMTLTGVRGYIVVNSLSLPPSLIYIAMAVTIPLFGAVSSFGAASVLGVPFLMVFLSQNQIITGSAISFIASLGDLMPPTALAGIFAAQVVGMKDYTPVLRKAAVPAVVIIVYSIIMIIFSNQLGSIIY; encoded by the coding sequence ATGTCACTTGAACTTATATTGTTTTTAGCTATGGTAGCTGTCTTTATGATTGCATGTTTTGCAGCAAAATTGCCAGTAAGTATAGCTATGGTATTATCATCTATAACAGCAACATTAATAGCAGGAAAAGGTATTCCTGTTAGACATTTAATTGAAGGAACTTTTGGGTATATTGATACAATTCTTGTAATAGCAACAGCTATGATTTTTATGAAAGTTATTCAGGAAATAGGAACATTAAATGCGCTAAGTGCTTCAATAATACGTAAATTTCATAAAACACCTTGGCTTTTATTAGTATTATTAATGTTTATTTCAATGTTTCCAGGAATGATAACTGGATCTTCAACAGCATCTGTATTGACAGCAGGAAGTATTGTTGCCCCTATATTGATGCTTATAGGAATACCTATGATAGAAACAGCTACTATCATAGCTCTTGGAGGAATATTAGGTATGATAGCTCCTCCAGTTAACGTACCAGCTATGATTATAGGTGGAGGAATAGATATGCCTTATGTTGGGTTTACTATTCCACTATTATTATTGACAGTACCAGTAGCAATATTCTCAGTATTGTATCTTGGACTAAAACATGTAAATAAAATAGATTATAGCGAGATAAAAAATGAAATAGATTTTACAGCAATTGATGAATATGGAATGAAGCTGTATATACCTATCATTATAGCAATGTTTTTAATGACTATGGATAAAGTTGCTCCAAGCCTATTTGGTTTGGGAATGCCTTTAATATTTATATTGAGTGCTATATCAGGACTTTTCTGTGGTAAAAAAATAAACTTTTTTAAAGTTTCAAAAGAGGCAGTTAATCAAACTCTTCCAGTAATGGGAATTCTGATGGGAGTTGGAATGTTTATTCAAGTAATGACATTGACAGGAGTGAGAGGATATATTGTTGTAAACAGTTTAAGTCTTCCTCCATCTTTGATATATATTGCAATGGCTGTAACTATACCATTATTTGGAGCCGTATCATCATTTGGAGCAGCTTCAGTTCTTGGAGTACCTTTCTTAATGGTATTTTTATCACAAAATCAGATTATTACAGGTTCAGCTATATCATTTATAGCTTCTCTTGGAGATTTGATGCCTCCTACAGCACTTGCAGGAATATTTGCAGCTCAGGTAGTGGGAATGAAAGATTATACTCCTGTACTAAGAAAAGCAGCAGTTCCAGCAGTAGTTATCATAGTTTATTCTATAATTATGATAATCTTCTCTAACCAATTAGGTTCTATTATATACTAG